One genomic window of Haliotis asinina isolate JCU_RB_2024 chromosome 4, JCU_Hal_asi_v2, whole genome shotgun sequence includes the following:
- the LOC137280747 gene encoding serine/threonine-protein phosphatase 6 regulatory ankyrin repeat subunit A-like, with product MDTDEDHGATDTNSSTSRATSFSKGSQNALQADTDGTTSWPTMSTESQNSIHTSCTNGNMDIAPEAMSENQATHGTNRHTVSREGTMDLAVEPLSQNEADMNVVGSGRMTHLMKAAADGNLAGVISLLYSGGNVSLTDADGNNTLHYACIGGNIDVVKRVLIQDIVDINKRGKWGRTPIMLAAKEGHKQIFHLLKEKCDLTLVSNHGDNLLHLACLGGSIAITRYILSKGIADINGRGRYGRTPLMKAAWGGNVEVFKEISRRGGDESLLDDHGSNVLHIACHRDNVAMVKYLISENIAGINSRGKMGRTPVMLAAANGQKKVFRLLVDEGVDLLLQDDNDENILHMACLGGNEDILKYMIFGTMKNILSKGNISVHSRGMKKRTPLMAAAEGGHIGAFDLLVKKGANLSTQDKLGNNIFHAACLGGNENMVKYIMSHGFVNTDCNPKNDRLALMLAAERKHRQVFDYLRQIQTPDFIHVDKDFNNILHVACIGGDVTIVKFLLSRDMDINIRGNRNRTPLMFAAEHGHKDIFELLVVEGADVSLEDDAGNTILHVACLGGHLEMVKYIFSRDYIRNYVETKGERGQTPVMLAAKSGHKSVFYLLVCKGASLSVKDYDGNNIFQVACIGGHVKMVECLLSNDIVDINELRQDGKSALMLAVECGHKDVIDLLQHSGAE from the exons ATGGATACTGACGAGGACCATGGAG CAACCGACACGAATAGCAGCACATCCAGAGCTACCTCTTTTTCTAAGGGGTCACAGAACGCCCTCCAAGCAGATACAGATGGAACTACATCTTGGCCAACCATGTCCACAGAGTCACAAAACAGCATTCACACTTCCTGTACAAATGGGAATATGGACATTGCTCCTGAAGCCATGTCGGAGAACCAAGCTACTCACGGTACCAACCGTCACACTGTAAGTAGAGAAGGGACGATGGACCTTGCAGTTGAGCCACTGTCACAGAATGAAGCTGACATGAACGTCGTGGGAAGTGGCAGAATGACACATCTGATGAAGGCAGCTGCAGATGGTAATTTGGCTGGTGTGATATCGCTTCTGTACAGTGGAGGCAATGTATCCCTGACTGATGCGGACGGTAACAACACCCTTCATTATGCCTGTATCGGGGGCAACATAGATGTGGTCAAGCGAGTCCTCATCCAGGACATTGTGGACATCAACAAGAGAGGTAAATGGGGAAGAACACCAATCATGTTAGCGGCAAAAGAAggacacaaacaaatatttcacctGCTCAAGGAAAAATGTGATCTGACTCTAGTAAGTAACCATGGAGACAATCTCCTCCATCTGGCCTGTTTAGGGGGAAGTATAGCAATTACACGATATATCCTCTCAAAAGGTATAGCAGACATTAATGGAAGGGGGAGGTACGGGAGGACACCCCTGATGAAAGCAGCATGGGGAGGAAACGTGGAAGTGTTTAAAGAAATAAGCAGAAGAGGAGGAGACGAGTCTTTGCTTGATGACCACGGTTCAAACGTCCTGCACATTGCCTGTCACAGAGACAATGTGGCAATGGTGAAGTACCTCATCTCAGAAAACATCGCTGGCATCAACAGTAGAGGCAAGATGGGACGGACACCGGTGATGCTTGCAGCGGCAAATGGTCAAAAGAAAGTGTTCCGTTTACTGGTGGACGAAGGAGTAGATTTACTGCtccaagatgataatgatgaaaatATCCTTCATATGGCATGTCTGGGAGGTAATGAGGACATCTTGAAGTATATGATATTTGGCACCATGAAGAATATCCTATCAAAAGGGAACATCAGCGTCCATAGCAGAGGGATGAAGAAGAGGACCCCATTGATGGCTGCAGCAGAAGGTGGTCACATAGGGGCGTTTGACCTCCTTGTTAAGAAAGGTGCGAATTTGTCCACTCAGGACAAGTTGGGGAACAACATTTTCCATGCTGCATGCCTTGGTGGAAATGAAAATATGGTAAAATACATCATGTCACATGGATTCGTGAATACTGATTGCAATCCAAAGAATGACAGATTAGCCCTAATGTTGGCTGCAGAGAGGAAGCATCGACAAGTGTTTGATTACTTACGGCAGATTCAAACTCCTGATTTCATACATGTGGACAAAGACTTCAACAACATCCTGCATGTGGCTTGTATTGGTGGGGACGTGACGATTGTGAAGTTTCTTCTCTCCAGGGATATGGACATCAATATCAGAGGGAACCGAAACAGAACACCCCTTATGTTTGCTGCAGAGCATGGGCACAAGGATATATTTGAGTTACTGGTAGTAGAAGGAGCTGATGTGTCACTTGAAGATGATGCTGGCAACACGATCCTTCACGTCGCATGTCTCGGAGGACatttggaaatggtcaagtataTTTTCTCACGGGACTATATCCGAAACTACGTGGAAACCAAAGGAGAGCGTGGTCAAACACCTGTCATGTTGGCAGCCAAGTCCGGACACAAGTCTGTGTTTTATCTCCTTGTATGTAAAGGGGCATCCCTGTCTGTGAAAGACTATGATGGTAATAACATCTTCCAGGTTGCGTGCATTGGGGGACATGTGAAAATGGTGGAATGTTTGCTCTCAAATGACATTGTGGACATCAACGAGCTCCGGCAAGATGGGAAATCAGCGTTGATGCTGGCAGTTGAATGTGGACACAAAGATGTTATTGATTTGCTTCAGCATTCGGGCGCGGAATAG